Genomic DNA from Chaetodon auriga isolate fChaAug3 chromosome 18, fChaAug3.hap1, whole genome shotgun sequence:
ATATGTTTGTGTCCTCTTCAGAGAGACTTCATTGTGCAGACTGGAGATCCCACTGGGACAGGGCGTGGTGGAGAGTCCGTCTATAGGtcagtcatcttcatcatcactgttgacttttgtttctgttattgAATTGAATACAGTGATaacttgtctctctgtgtgtgtcattagcAAACTTTATGGGGACCAGGCCCGCTTTTTTGATTTGGAGAAAGTGCCACGCATTAAACACAGGAAGAAGGGGACAGTGTCCATGGTGAACAATGGAAATGAGCAACATGGTTCTCAGGTGAATAACACACCCATTCACACTGTTGTTTGCCCTGTAAGTTGCAAAAAGCttccagaaacacaggaaatatTGCCAAATGTTTTAGCTACACTAGTTGAATGGTTTCCCATTAGCAGTCAAGGTAAATACAACTTAGTCAAGTAATATACCTATCTGTATATAGAGTTTAATGtacaaatgcattttattgtaGTGTGTAAATCAGCTGATTAATTGAAGAAACCCTCGACTATAATTTCATGCTGAAATCATGGCTATGTCTGCTATAGAATGTAATATTTCATGTTAACCTAGTTTCTATCGTGTATATTTAACCATGGACTCCGTCTCTAGTCTTAGCAGTTTTGCTAGTTTTTGCAGTCGGACTGGCCATTGGGACCACTGGGAAAAATCCCAGTGGGCTGTCACTGTGGGCTGCTTGTTCAGaccataacaaaaacaaaaagagggaTGCACCAATGGGTGGGGGGTGATAcgggacaaacaaacaaacaaaaacagcccaAGGCCATTTTTTAGTTTGAGTTTGTTTCAAATCTTTTGGTGTACTCGTTGTAGTAATTGGTTTACAgcgcttttgtttttttagcatAAACTATAGCTAATTTTACAGATCAGATGCTCCCTGCAGGATGTGTTACATGATGATGACAATCTGTTGTCATTCTTGCCCTTAGTTCCTTATTACCACAGGTGAGAATGTGGACTACTTGGATGGAGTCCATACTGTGTTTGGGGAAGTGACAGAAGGCTTGGATGTCTTGGCTAAAATCAATGAGACCTTTGTGGACAGCGACTTCGTCCCATATCAGGATATCAGGTGAACAAAGACCAACTGCCAATGCAGCGTACATAGTAGAAGGCTTTGTGCCCAAGAATGCATTTGTTATTTCTCAGAAACACATCAGGACATAAAGTTTTACAATCATGATGAGAATGATGAGAATGTCATTCTGATGCAGGATAAACCACACAGTTATCCTGGATGACCCTTTTGATGACCCTCCCGACTTGCCAGTACCTGATCGATCACCTGAGCCCACCAAAGAACAGCTAGATGTGAGTGCAGTACCATTCTTCATTCATTAAGGAAACCTCTGAGAGTTCTCACATTCTCTCCCTCAAATAAAAACTTCCCCGCAGACCTTATGTGGACCAGTCAACATGTGCAAGATATGTATACAGTATCTGTAAGAACAGTGTATGTTGCCTAAATAACTACAGGTGTTTCTGCCATGTTTGTGTAGAGTGGCCGAATTGGAGCAGATGAGGTGATCGATGATACAGATGGGAAAGGAGCCgaggaggtagaggagagaTTAAGGGAGAAAGAAGCCAAGACTCAGGCCATCCTGCTGGAGATGGTGAGAAGAAGAAAGCTGCTCTCAGTTTTCAACTGCAGATACTAAAGATGCTGTCTTCAACATTTCTTCACTCTTCTGTGATACGTTCCTCCAGGTGGGTGACCTCCCTGATGCGGATGTAAGACCTCCGGAGAATGTGCTTTTTGTCTGCAAACTGAACCCAGTGACCACAGATGAAGACCTGGAAATCATCTTTTCTCGCTTTGGGTCCATAAAAAGGTGACGCTAATCTCCAACTTCTACataatgctgtttgtttttctagatatttagaatttttttgtgcatgtgaaaaTTGTATATGTGCTTTTATCTTTCTGGACTGTGAAAAAGTCTCATGTTACTCTGTTGTTTGTAGCTGTGAAATCATCAGAGACTGGAAAACTGGAGACTCCCTCTGTTACGCTTTTATTGAGTTTGAAAAGGTGAGCATCTTATGCGTCTTCTTGATCTGCAATATGTAAGTAACTGTCTATGTGTAGTGCCTATATAAGTATGTGGGCCTCATTCAGTTTCTTTATGACAGTATCAAAGTATCCAAATAATCTTAGTGTCTAAAAGTTTTACAATGGATTTCCAATTAACACAGTCATCACTAGACTTACACTGATGattgagaaaacactgacatgctcTTATACAAGTGAGAGGAAAGTTCCCCCTTGTGGGTGTAGTAGACTGGTGTGTAGGATTTGGCATCttgtggtgaggttgcagattgcaactaACTGAACCCCGCTTGCCTCACTCCTCCCTTTCCAAGTGTGAAGGAGAACCAACAAGGCCACAGAAATTAGGAAAAGTGCTCTCTAGAGTCAGTTACTGTAGAAGCATGGTGATGTAACATGGTGGGCTCCAGGGAAGAGGATCTGCTCCTTCTCTAGATagaaaga
This window encodes:
- the ppil4 gene encoding peptidyl-prolyl cis-trans isomerase-like 4 isoform X1 — its product is MAVLLETTLGDIVIDLFTEERPKTCLNFLKLCKIKYYNYCLIHNVQRDFIVQTGDPTGTGRGGESVYSKLYGDQARFFDLEKVPRIKHRKKGTVSMVNNGNEQHGSQFLITTGENVDYLDGVHTVFGEVTEGLDVLAKINETFVDSDFVPYQDIRINHTVILDDPFDDPPDLPVPDRSPEPTKEQLDSGRIGADEVIDDTDGKGAEEVEERLREKEAKTQAILLEMVGDLPDADVRPPENVLFVCKLNPVTTDEDLEIIFSRFGSIKSCEIIRDWKTGDSLCYAFIEFEKQEDCEKAYFKMDNVLIDDRRIHVDFSQSVAKIKWKGKGGKYTKDDFKAYEKDVENRSKLALKDQVKPKQDSKYDLLIEEEEETTSHRHSEKKHKEKRHHHHSDDEDSRKSKKHKDSEDSRRDRKTGRQRSRSRSRSRSRDRDHKHSKSRVKHGKEGRDKGHSHKDRRERSHREVMNCIQHE
- the ppil4 gene encoding peptidyl-prolyl cis-trans isomerase-like 4 isoform X2 gives rise to the protein MAVLLETTLGDIVIDLFTEERPKTCLNFLKLCKIKYYNYCLIHNVQRDFIVQTGDPTGTGRGGESVYSKLYGDQARFFDLEKVPRIKHRKKGTVSMVNNGNEQHGSQFLITTGENVDYLDGVHTVFGEVTEGLDVLAKINETFVDSDFVPYQDIRINHTVILDDPFDDPPDLPVPDRSPEPTKEQLDSGRIGADEVIDDTDGKGAEEVEERLREKEAKTQAILLEMVGDLPDADVRPPENVLFVCKLNPVTTDEDLEIIFSRFGSIKSCEIIRDWKTGDSLCYAFIEFEKQEDCEKAYFKMDNVLIDDRRIHVDFSQSVAKIKWKGKGGKYTKDDFKAYEKDVENRSKLALKDQVKPKQDSKYDLLIEEEEETTSHRHSEKKHKEKRHHHHSDDEDSRKSKKHKDSEDSRRDRKTGRQRSRSRSRSRSRDRDHKHSKSRVKHGKEGRDKGHSHKDRSPSRSSKKSKDKDRSKYR